The Pan paniscus chromosome 2, NHGRI_mPanPan1-v2.0_pri, whole genome shotgun sequence genome contains the following window.
AGAAAAGAATTGAGGAAGGAGATCCCCGCTGACTCAACTGTCCTGTGCAAGGCAACCCTTTGCCCCCCAACCCAAGCAAAACCAGCACATCCATTTATGAACAAATGCCTTCAGTAAATAGATGTTGGGTCACCATTGGGTACCAGGAACTGGGATGCAGTGGTGAGAAACACAGACAAGGCCCCATCCTCATGGGGGTTACACTAAAGTTTCCCTTCCCACTGCAGCCCCTCAATTGGTGGTAATACAGTGCAGTATGGAGAGCACTGGCTAGAATCAGACAGCCCATGCCACTGCTTATAactgtgatcttgagcaaataacttagcctctctgtgcctcagtttcttttcctgttgccaggctagagtgcagtggtgtgatctcggcttactgcaacctctacctcccaggttcaagcaattctcctgcttcagcctcccgagtaactgggattacaggtgtgcaccaccgtgcccagctaatttttgtatttttagtagagacgggggtctcaccatgctggccaggctggtctcgaattcctggcctcaagtgatctgcccgcctcagcctcccaaagtgctggaattacaggcatgagccactgcgcctggcctgtgcctcagtttctaccTCTAAAATGGTGATGATCATAGTAATAGCCATCTCAGGATTGTGTGAGGGTTCCATGAGAtgacatatgtaaaatattttgcacagtgcctagcacaaagtAAGTCTTTACTTTGTGCGTCTTTCCAGGACGGCCTAGAtagaacacctactatgtgctgggagTCACAAGGGACACTGAGAGTGGGTCCTATCTTTGGGGAGTGCTTGACATAGGAGATCTTGAGGAGAGGAGATGCTAGATATAAatttgtaggctgggcgcggtggctcacgtctgtaatcccagcactttgggaggcgaggtgggtggattgcctgaagtcaggagtttgagacctgcttggccaacatagtgaaaccctgtctctactaaaaatacaaaaattaggccaggcgcggtggctcacgcctgtaatcccaacactttgggaggccgaggtgggcagatcacgaggtcaagagattgagaccatgctggccaacatggtgaaacctcgtctcgactaaaaatacaaaaattagctgggcatggtggtgcatgcctgtagtcccagcaacttgggaggctgaggcagaagaatcacttgaagggaggcggagggtgcagtgagccaagatggcgccactgcactccagcctgggcgacagagcgagactccatctcaataaataaattataatataatgaaaaaaatgtgtagaaTGACTCGGGCGCAgttgctcacgtctgtaatcccagcactttgggaggccaaggtgggcagatcacttgaggcgaggagttcgagaccagcctggccaacatggtgaaaccccgtctctactaaaaatacaaaaattagccaggcatggtggagcatacctgtagtcctagctactcaggaggctgaggtgggagaatcgcttgagccctggaggcggaggtagcagtaagccagatcgcgccagtgcactccagcctgggcgacagagtgaaactgtctcaaaaaaacaacgaaaaaattgttgaatgaatgaatgaatgcatgaagaaATGGATAACTATGAAGCACCGTCCAAGGCGGAAAAAACCCGCCCTAAACCGCACCCCAAGCAAATTGCACACACGGCTTTCCCGGAGTGGACACCAGAGGGCGCTGAGCTCGGCCGCTCTCAGCTCCGGATCAGGATTCGCGCCTGGGTCCTTAGGAAGACGCCGCGTGGTGACGTCATATCCGCCTGGGCGTCACGCTTCGTGGGGCGGGACGAGGAGAAGCCAAACGTAAAGACACCAGGAGTTTCTCGGGCCCAGCTGTGGCTGCTGCCGGGGAGCCCCAAGCCTTGGCGGGTCCTTGCGGCGAATAGGAGTCTGGTCAGGCGTCAGGCCAGTCCGACGAAGAGTGGGTAGGTGGAAGCCCTCCAAAGAGCGGCGGTTGTCCGGGAGCCATCTCAGTTGGCCGCGACCCGGGCGCATGCGCGGGGCGGGCGGTGCGCCTTGGGTAGCTTGTCCTCTCCGACCCCGGGCGCTGAGGGCCTCTGTACGGCGCCGCGTAGGGTCTCGGCCGCAGAACGTGGCCGAGAGGCCCGGGCGAGACTTCGGGACCGTGTCCTGAGCGCTCTCCATGCGCCCGGCGCGAGGTGAGCGCTAAATAGTGGTTGTTGAAAAATATTGAAAGCCACCCAAGTGCTCAGCAGTAAGGAAATTGAGCTTTTTAAAGTGATTGATTTAGTCCAAAAATTGTACGTTGCACGCCCACTGTGCACGACCCAGTGTTTTAGGGCCTTGGgaaacagcagtgaacaagatagCAAGATTCTTGGAGTGGACTTTTGttgggatggggaggggaagTACAGATAAAGATAAACGAGTTACATAATTGTCATAGAAAAAGGCAAATGCTACGAAGAAGAAAGCAGGGACGGGGCATGGGGGTGGGGTGCAGTGTTAGCCGAGAAGGGCACTGGGCCAAACCGATTGAGATTTGAGCTAAGCCAGGAAGGGGGCAAGGGTGTGAGTCCGGTGGCTGCCTGGAGGAAGATCTTTCCCAGCATGGGGAAAAGCTAGAGCCGAGGCCCAGCGGTGGGAGCGAGACTGGCGCGTGAGAAAGAGCTAGGCTAGGCCTGTGTGGTGGCGGGGATTGAGCGGAGGGAGAATGGCAGGACATGAAGTCAGAGGTGTAGAGGGAGCAGTCCTGCAGGTGAGGCAGAGCCTTGCAGGCTGCTCTAAGGACTTTGGCCTTACTCTGATTAAAACGGGAACCATAGCAAgattttgagcagaggaatgaTGTAGCTTGAGTAGATGTTAATAGACTCACTGGCCGCCGTAGGGATGGAGAAGCGGGGGAGTAGGGAGAATCCGATTTATTACTAATAGGTCAGATTAGGAGCATCCCTGCGCAGCCACTAAAAAAGACTgactttaggccgggcgcggtgcctcatgcctgtaatcccagcactttgagggggccgaggtcggcggatcacttgacgccaggagttcgagaccagcctgggccaacatggcgaaaccccatttgtactaaaaatacaaaagttagctgggcgtgatgacgtacgcctgtaatcccagctactcaggaggctgaggagcgaGAATTGCTTCGACCcgaagcactccagcctgggcgacagagtgagactccatctcaaaacaaacaacaagacTGACTTTAAAGATGACGATGACAGTAACTTCGTGAGCCCACATCTGTGGAGAGCCTGGTGAACATATTTAATACCAGTCTGTACAAAATAATTTCCCAGGTATCCTCTCCTTTAATCTCAGAACAGCCTGCAGAGGGCATTGCTGTCAtttgtaagtcttttttttttttttattgcaaaaaATACGTGACATAAAATTTATCGTAAGTAGCATTGAGTACATTCACAAcgctgtgcagccatcaccactgtcCATCTCGTGAATGTTGTGTAAGTCTTCGTTTTACTGGCATCTAAGCCCTGGGCCTAATTTCACTCCCCTATTTTAGGCAGCCAGCTCCATCAAGGCAGTAACACTAAAAAACATTTATGTGCCAAGCAATGAAAGAAACAGATGAGGTTTCTTGTTCTCCCTGCCCTTCTAGTTAGGGGAGACTCTAGTGACTGGGAAAGAAGCATCTGGTAACTATTTCCGCTGTCCTGAAACCAAggattcttttgaatatataggCCTATACCACTATCACTTTTCTCTCATTTGAATACCTACTTTGTGTCATAGTATtacagtattttttgtttgtttgttttggagacagggttatgctctgtcacccaggctggagtgcagtggtacaatcacagtgCACTGTATCCttaacctcccagactcaagctatcctcccacctcagcccctggagtagctgggactacaggcacacactaccatgcctggttaatttaagtttttttttttttttttagtgacagggtctcactatgtttcccaggctggtctcaaactcctggcctcccaaactgttgagattacaggcatgagcaccacgCCAGGCCCCAAAGtattaatgtttgttgaatggatTGGTAGATGTAGCTCCTTGACCCTGACTTCTTTTCTCCAGAGGTCATCATCTGGGAGTGGTTGGAACTGGGTCTAACCCAGAGTGGTTTTGAAATGCTGGTCcatagctctgtgaccttggataagtcccTTTCCTTgattgggcctcagtttcctgttcCCTGTAGTGGGGGATCCATATATTAAACAAATAGACAATGTTAAGAGATTGCATAACATGGGGGCTTAACTTAGAGCAGGGTGTCAGAGAAGACCTTCATGAAGAGGTGGTATTTAAACTGAAAGTTGAAGGAGGAATAGGACCTATCCAGAGGGAGAGCAAGGTTGGCATGGAGCCAAGGAAAGGAACTGTCTACAGAGAGATGAGCATGTTCTACGTTCTTGAAAGTTCAGACCTTTTAGAAGCTGCATTGAGTGCCCCTTCCAGGAATCCCTCTTCTCAACCCCTGTGCTGTTTAAGCTCAGTTGTTCACAGATAGTCTTGCACAGACCTGGCTTTTGGACTGAGAGCAGGCAGACCCAGGATGGGAGGAGATGGCAGAACGACCATCCCTCATTCTTCTCTTTGTGTTCTGTGTTGACTGAGAGTAAACAAGAAGAGGACCTTCAAATCTTAGATTTTACTCctttatgtcttttctttttctttggataaaGAGGCATCGTAACTGGTCTTGAGTGGGCTCAGAGTGGTTGGAATCTCTGGGCACCCTTGGGCAGATGTTACCTACGTTTACTAAACCTCTGTGTCATCTTCtcgaaaatgggaataataatacctcTTACCTCAGGAGCATTTTGAAGACAAGCTAAGGCATGTGAAATGTTTAGCAAAGAGCTGGGTGCTCATAAGGAAAATTGTTAgccaaaattatgtttttatgttttaagtaAGAGTACAGTGATTTGGCATTTATAGAATATAGAAACTTATTTTGTATTCGTATGGGTAACCTTAGTTTGATCAGAATTAGATGAGTTACTGTGCTCAGAAGTCTTAAAAACCAaacaggaggccaggcacggtggctcacacctgtaataccggcactttgggaggccgaggcaggtgtatcacaaggtcaggagttcgagaccagcctgaccaatatggtgaaaccctgtctctactaaaaatacaaaaaaggtagccgggcatggtagcacattcctataatcccagctactcgggaggctgaggcaggagaattgcttgaatccgggaggcagaggttgcagtgagccaagattgtgccactgcactccagcctgggcgacagagcaagactccctctccaaaaaaaaaataataataacaggaaggccgggcctggtggctcacacttgta
Protein-coding sequences here:
- the RPP14 gene encoding ribonuclease P protein subunit p14 isoform X1 yields the protein MHEEMDNYEAPSKAEKTRPKPHPKQIAHTAFPEWTPEGAELGRSQLRIRIRAWVLRKTPRGDVISAWASRFVGRDEEKPNVKTPGVSRAQLWLLPGSPKPWRVLAANRSLVRRQASPTKSGEFQDCGVGLNAAQFKQLLISAVKDLFGEVDAALPLDILTYEEKTLSAILRICSSGLVKLWSSLTLLGSYKGKKCAFRVIQVSPFLLALSGNSRELVLD